The following is a genomic window from Lysinibacillus sp. JNUCC-52.
GATGAGCGTGTGAAACGATTCAATCCATTACAAATGATTATCGGATTTTTAGGGTTAGTGTTTATTGCATATGGCTACTATGCATCAACAAAGCTATTTGATATTAATAATGCAGGCAATTTATTTGTAAATATGATTATAATTTTAGCTACTACAATTGGTGGAACGTTCTTAGTTTTTCGTTTCTCCGTAGCGTTTATATTAAATACCATTCGTTTAAAGAAAAATGGACACTTGTCTGTCCACGATGTATTAGCGTTAACACCAATTATGCATCGCATGAAAAGTAATGCTAAATCATTGACACTCATTACTGTTTTAACAGGTGTATCTCTTGGGATTACAACACTAGCATATATTTCGTATTATTCTTCAGAAGCTTCTGCTTATAGCCAAGTACCTGGAGATTATATTTTGCATGAAAATCAAGGCCAGGCATTTTTAAATAAGCTAGAGGACAATCATATCGCTTATGATAAGATTGAATATCGTTTACAAGGCGTTACAGCATCAATCGCCCAATTAATGGCGGATGAACAACAAGATAGCCCTTTTTATAATATGGAAGGAACGATTTATACAATTCCCCTTTCTGATTATCAAAAAAAATCACCGAATGCTTCAATTTCGGGTAATGACGTGATTTTAACTAATTACGGTGGCTATATGGCCGAGATGTTTCCTTTAGAAAAGGACCGTGATTTAGTAGTGTCTGCAGGTGACCTTAAAGAAACAGTGCATGTCAAAGCTATTCACGAGGAAAGTATTATTGGTGGGACAATAACGGCTGGAGGCGGAGGACCCATTTTTGTAGTATCTGACGCATTGTTTGATAAGTTGTCTACTCAGGCTAAGCTTTTCCCTTGGCATAAACAAACTTCTATTATGCTGCAGTCAAAGACTGACCTTGATCTAGCTGAAAGATTGTATAAAGAATCGGGCGCCAATGTTATTTCTATTGTAGATACTGATGGCAATTCTCAAAGCTATATAATTGATTCCTTTGAGGCTGAGCGTAAGGGAAATATCGAGTCACTTGGCTTAACAATTTTTACAACAGCATTTTTAGGTTTAGCATTTTTAATGACAACTGGTAGCATCCTATACTTTAAACAAATGTCTGAAGCAGAAGAGGAACGGGGAGCTTATACCATTTTACGAAAAATTGGCTTTTCTGAACGTGATATTATGAAGGGAATCTTTATGAAACAAGCATTTAATTTTGGTGTTCCATTATTAATCGGGCTACTTCATAGTTACTTCGCGGTGAAATCAGGATGGTTTTTATTTGGTACAGAGTTAACAACACCCTTATGGATTGCGATGAGCTGTTATATAGCGTTATATGCAATATTTGCGGTACTGTCAGTTGGTTATTATAAAAAAGTAATTAGAGAGTCTCTGTAGACATTTAAATAGGTAGAAACTCCAAAAAACAGTGTGGTCTGATAAAGATCATGCTGTTTTTTTGCTCATGGAACGAGAAAGGAGAGATTTCATACTTTTCGGCCTTTTTGTTATGAAGAAAGAACTGCTTGACTTTCGTTTGTCTGAATATTAAAGTTTAACATATTAACAATCTAGTGTGTGAAAGTGAAGTGTCTTTATGAATGCGGTAATTGTGGCAGTAGCTGTTATGTTAATATTGAGTTTGCTTAGAATCAATGTAGTTCTTTCACTTGTGTTAGGAGCCTTTGCAGGAGGCTTAGCAAGCGGCATGGGTATTCAAGCAACAGTCGAGTCATTTACAGAAGGATTAGGTGCAGGTGCCACGATCGCGCTAAGCTATGGATTACTTGGTGGTTTTGCGATAGCCATCTCGAAAACGGGAATACCTGAGTTGATGATTTCAGGTATATTAAATATGTTAAATAAAAATGGCTCTAGTAATAGGAAGGGCTTAGTAAAAGTACTCATTTTTCTTCTTATTTTTATGATGGCGATTTTCTCTCAAAATTTAATCCCAATTCATATAGCGTTTATTCCATTACTAATACCACCTATTTTAAAGGTTTTAAATATGCTGGAAGTAGATCGAAGAATTATCGCAACATTAATTGCGGTTGGTTTGATTGGTACTTATAGCTTCGTACCAGCTGGCTTCGGAGCGATTTTTCAAGAGATTGTGTCAACGCAAGTTACGAATGCTGGCATGGTGGCAAAGGCAAGTGATGTTCCAGCAGCAATGGCCATACCTATCTTAGGCATGTTGGTTGGATTAGCTATAGCGTTCTTTGTTTATCGTAAACCACGGAAATATCAGAATAATGATGTGGAAACAACAACTTTAAATGTGAAGGTAAGCAAATCGGTTATTATTTCAACTGTGATCGCGTTAATTGTTTCTTTATATGCACAAATCAGTACGGATTCTATGATTGTCGGCGCTTTTGCAGGAATAATGATTATGTATTTCACAGGCGCCCTTAAATGGAAAGAGGCAGATGAGATATTATCTGAGGGAATGAAAATGATGGCGTTCATTGGCTTTGTAATGATTGCAGCAAATGGGTTTGCATCAGTTATCAATGCAACAGGTGATGTAGAGAGCTTAATTACAAGCTCACTAGCACTTCTTCAAGGCAATAAAAGCCTAGCGGTATTCCTAATGCTAGTAATCGGGTTAATAGTAACAATGGGAATCGGCTCTTCATTTGCTACTGTGCCGATTATTGCGACCTTATTTGTTCCTTTAGCTCAAGGGTTAGGGATGAGCCCTTTAGCGATTCTGTGTTTAATAGGTACAGCAGGCGCATTAGGCGACGCAGGATCACCTGCATCAGATTCAACGTTAGGTCCAACAGCTGGCTTAAATGTTGATGGACAGCATAATCATATTTGGGATACATGTGTACCGACGTTTATCTTTATAAACATACCACTTGTTATATTTGGTTGGATTGCTTGTGTATTCTTTCTATAATGCTTGAAAGCAGTTTCTAAACTTTAGAGACTGCTTTTTATCCTTTATAGATATACACTCATTATTAGAAATGTCCGAAAACGTTGATGGTATTAGGTTATCTGTTGCAAAATCATTAGAAATTATATATACTAGTAAACGGCTTAAATAAGCGAGAAATATTAGTAGTAAAGAAAATCTACAACATTTAAAAGAATTTAGCGAAAAGACTTGCTTATTCTTTTTTTATTGTATATAATGTTGAATGTTGGTCTTTGACTGCGATGAAACGAGAGGTTGCCGACACACCCGGCCGCTTTGCCATGGCGGTGCGTTGGAGAATTTTCGTGGAGAATGTCTAGAAAATAGGCGAGAAGGAGGGAAAATAATGGCAAAACAAAAGATTCGTATTCGTTTAAAAGCGTATGATCACCGTATTTTAGATCAGTCTGCAGAGAAAATTGTGGAGACTGCAAAACGTTCAGGTGCAAGTGTATCAGGTCCGATTCCACTTCCAACTGAGAAGTCTGTGTACACAATTCTACGTGCTGTTCACAAGTACAAAGACTCTCGTGAACAATTCGAGATGCGTACGCATAAACGTCTGATCGATATCGTTAACCCAACACCACAAACTGTTGATGCGTTAATGAAACTTGATTTACCATCTGGCGTTGATATTGAAATCAAACTTTAATGGTAAAAACAATATAACTTTTTAAAACTTACAGGAGGTGTGACAAATGGCTAAAGGAATCTTAGGTAGAAAAATTGGTATGACACAAGTTTTCGCTGAAAACGGCGATTTAATCCCGGTAACAGTTATCGAAGCTACTCCAAACGTAGTTCTTCAAAAGAAAACTGTTGAAACAGACGGCTACGAAGCGATTCAAGTTGGTTTCGAAGATAAGCGCGTTAAGCTTTCTAACAAACCAGAACAAGGTCACGTAGCAAAAGCGAATACTGCTCCTAAGCGCTTCATTCGTGAATTCCGCAACGTGAACGTTGAAGAATACGAAGTTGGTCAAGAAGTCAAAGTAGAAATTTTCGCAGAAGGCGATGTAATTGATGTAACAGGAGTTACTAAAGGTAAAGGTTTCCAAGGTGTTATTAAACGCCACGGTCAATCTCGTGGTCCTATGGCCCACGGTTCTCGTTATCACCGTCGTCCTGGTTCAATGGGTCCAGTTGCTCCGAACCGCGTATTTAAACAAAAGAAATTACCTGGTCAAATGGGTGGCACAGTAGTTACAATCCAAAACTTAGAAATCGTTAAAGTTGATGCGGACCGTAACCTACTACTTGTTAAAGGTAATGTTCCTGGTTCTAAAAAAGCTCTAGTTACAGTTAAAACTGCAATTAAAGCTAACTAATCACTTCAAGAAAGGAGGAAACAGGAATGACAAAAGTATCTGTACTTAGTCAAACAGGTGCTTCAGTTGGTGAAATCGAGTTAAACGAAGCGATCTTCGGAATCGAGCCAAATGAAGCAGTATTATTCGACGCAGTAGTTGCACAACGCGCTTCTCTACGTCAAGGTAATCATAAGGTTAAAAACCGTTCTGAAGTTGCTGGTGGTGGTCGTAAGCCATGGCGTCAAAAAGGAACTGGTCGTGCTCGTCAAGGTTCTATCCGTTCTCCACAATGGCGCGGCGGTGGTATCGTATTCGGTCCAACTCCACGTAGCTATTCTTATAAATTACCTAAAAAAGTTCGTCGTTTAGCTCTTAAATCTGCTTTATCAGCTAAAGTAGTAGAACAAAACTTCTTAGTTCTTGATGCTCTTACACTAGCAGCACCAAAAACAAAAGAATTCACAAAAATCCTTAAAGATCTTTCTTTAGAGAAAAAATCTTTATTCGTAACTGCTGACCTTGATGAAAACGTAGCTTTATCAGCTCGTAACATCCCTGGTGTAACAGTTTTAACTGCAAACGGAATCAACGTTCTTGATCTATTAGGTCACGAAAAAGTTGTATTCACTAAGTCTGCAGTAGAAAAAGTTGAGGAGGTGCTTGGATAATGGAAGCACGTGATATTTTAAAACGTCCGGTCATTACTGAGCGTTCTTCAGAACTTATGGCAGAGAAAAAGTATACTTTCGAAGTAGACACTCGCGCTAACAAAACTCAAGTAAAAGACGCTGTAGAAGAAATCTTTGGCGTAAACGTTGAGAAAGTAAACGTTCTTAACTACAAAGGTAAATTCAAACGCGTTGGCCGTTACGGTGGTTATACTAACAAACGTCGTAAAGCGATTGTTAAACTAACTGCGGACAGCAAAGACATCGAATTATTCGAAATGTAATCCTTTATGGATTTATGATTTGAACAATCAAGAAGGAGGGAAACACAATGGCGATTAAAAAGTATAAACCTACCTCTAATGGTCGTCGTAATATGACGTCTTTAGACTTTGCGGAAATTACAACAAACAAGCCTGAGAAATCATTGCTTGAACCAACTAAACGCAAAGCTGGTCGTAACAACCAAGGTAAAATCACTGTTCGTCATCATGGTGGTGGTCATAAGAAGCAATATCGTGTCATCGATTTCAAGCGTATTAAAGATGGCATTCCAGCGAAAGTTGCTACTATCGAATATGATCCAAACCGTTCTGCGAATATCGCATTAATCAATTACGCTGATGGAGCAAAAGCTTACATCTTAGCACCAAAAGGTCTAGAGGTTGGTCAAACAATTGTATCTGGTCCAGATGCTGATATTAAAGTAGGTAACACATTACCATTAGCAAACATTCCAATGGGTACAACAATCCATAACATCGAGTTAAAACCTGGTAAAGGTGGACAATTAGTACGTTCTGCTGGTACTTCTGCGCAAGTACTTGGTCGTGAAGACAAATACGTAATCGTTCGTCTACAATCTGGTGAAGTACGTTTAGTTCTTGCTACTTGCCGCGCTACAATCGGTCAAGTTGGTAACGAACAACACGAACTTGTACACATCGGTAAAGCAGGTCGTAGCCGTTGGTTAGGTAAACGCCCAACAGTTCGTGGTTCTGTAATGAACCCTAACGATCACCCACACGGTGGTGGTGAAGGACGTTCTCCAATCGGACGTAAATCACCAATGACTCCTTGGGGTAAACCAGCACTTGGTTACAAAACTCGTAACAAGAAAAACAAATCGGATAAATTCATCATCCGTAGTCGTAAAAAATAAAGTGGTTAAACTACGGTTCTATGTGAGAGCCGTGGTGGAATCACAGAGGGAGGTTCCTACATGGGTCGCAGTTTGAAAAAAGGACCTTTTGTTGACGACCACTTAATGAAAAAAGTGGAAGCACAAGAGGCTTCTGAGAAGAAACAAGTTATCAAAACTTGGTCTCGCCGTTCTACAATCTTCCCGAACTTCATCGGATTAACAATTGCTGTATATGATGGACGTAAACATGTTCCTGTATACGTAACAGAAGATATGGTAGGCCACAAACTTGGTGAATTCGCACCGACTCGTACTTATAAAGGTCACGGTGCAGACGACAAGAAAACAAGACGCTAATTTTGAGAGGAGGTAATTCCTAATGACACAAGCTAAAGCTATCGCTCGCACAGTACGTATCGCTCCTCGTAAAGTTCGTCTAGTTGTAGACTTAATCCGAGGTAAGCAAGTAGGTGAGGCAGTTGCAATTTTACGTCATACTCCAAAAGCGGCGTCTCCAGTCGTTGAGAAAGTATTAAAATCTGCAGTTGCTAATGCTGAGCACAACTACGATCTAGACATCAACTCTTTAGTTGTTTCTGAAGTATTCGTTGATGAAGGTCCAACATTAAAACGTTTCCGTCCACGTGCACAAGGACGTGCAAGCGCAATTAACAAACGCACAAGCCACATCACTTTAGTGGTATCTGAGAAGAAGGAGGGTTAATCCGTGGGTCAAAAAGTACATCCAATAGGACTGCGCGTTGGTATTATTCGTGACTGGGAGTCAAAATGGTACGCTGAAAAAGACTATGCAACTCTACTTCACGAAGACATCAAAGTGCGTAAATATATTGAAACGGCTCTTAAAGACGCTTCTGTTTCTAAAGTTGAAATCGAACGTGCTGCAAACCGTGTAAACATTACAATTCACACTGCTAAACCAGGGATGGTAATCGGTAAAGGTGGTACGGAAGTTGAAAACCTTCGTAAATACCTTGGCGAACTAACTGGTAAACGTGTACACATCAACATTATCGAAATTAAACGTGCTGATCTTGACGCTCGTCTAGTAGCTGAAAACATCGCTCGTCAATTAGAAAACCGTGTTTCATTCCGTCGTGCGCAAAAGCAAGCAATCCAACGCACAATGCGTGCTGGTGCAAAAGGAATTAAAACACAAGTATCTGGTCGTTTAGGTGGCGCTGATATCGCGCGTGCTGAACATTATAGTGAAGGAACTGTTCCACTTCATACTCTACGTGCTGACATTGATTATGCACACGCAGAAGCTGACACTACTTACGGTAAATTAGGCGTTAAAGTATGGATCTACCGTGGTGAAGTTCTTCCTACGAAGAAATCTGTGGAAGGAGGCAAATAATATGTTATTGCCTAAACGCGTAAAATACCGTCGTGAACACCGTGGCAACATGCGTGGCGAAGCGAAAGGCGGCAAAGAAGTATCTTTCGGCGAATGGGGCTTACAAGCTCAAACTGCTAGCTGGATTACTAACCGTCAAATCGAATCTGCACGTATCGCGATGACTCGTTACATGAAACGTGGCGGTAAAGTTTGGATTAAAATCTTCCCGCACAAACCTTACACGAAAAAACCTCTAGAAGTCCGCATGGGTTCTGGTAAAGGTTCTCCTGAAGGTTGGGTAGCAGTTGTTAAACCAGGAAAAGTTATGTTCGAAATCGCTGGTGTATCTGAAGAGATTGCACGTGAAGCACTTCGTTTAGCATCACATAAGCTTCCTGTAAAATGTAAGATCGTAAAACGTCAAGAAACTGGTGGTGAATCTAATGAAAGCTAATGAAATCCGTGACCTTGCCACTTCTGAAATTGAATTAAAAGTGAAATCACTGAAAGAAGAGCTTTTCAACCTTCGCTTCCAATTGGCGACTGGTCAATTAGAAAACACAGCTCGTATTCGTGAAGTGCGTAAAGCAATCGCGCGTATGAAAACTGTTATTCGTGAAAGAGAAATCAGTGCAAATAACTGATAAAGGAGGTTTTCAAGTATGACTGAGCGTAATCAACGCAAAGTTTACACGGGCCGCGTTGTTTCAGATAAAATGGACAAAACTGTTACTGTTTTAGTTGAAACTCACAAAAAGCACAAGCTTTATGGTAAACGTGTAAAGTACTCTAAAAAGTTTAAAGCTCATGATGAGCAAAACCAAGCGAAAATCGGTGATATCGTACGTATCATGGAAACTCGCCCGCTATCAGCTACTAAACGTTTCCGTCTAGTTGAAGTTGTAGAAAAAGCGGTTATTATTTAATAACTATTTCGGAACAACCAATTTCCGAAGGGAGGTAACCTAAGTGATCCAACAAGAAAGTCGTATGAAAGTTGCTGACAACTCAGGTGCACGTGAAGTTCTTACAATTAAAGTGCTTGGTGGCTCTGGCCGTAAAACTGCTAACATCGGTGATATCGTTGTTTGTACAGTTAAGAAAGCAACACCAGGTGGCGTTGTCAAGAAGGGTGACGTTGTTAAAGCTGTTATCGTTCGTACTAAATCAGGCGTTCGCCGTAAAGACGGTACTTACATCAAATTTGATGAAAATGCTTGTGTAATTATTCGTGATGATAAATCACCACGCGGAACTCGTATTTTCGGACCTGTTGCACGTGAATTACGTGACAGCAACTTCATGAAAATCGTTTCTCTAGCTCCAGAAGTTCTTTAATTTCATGACAGTGCCAATCAAGGAGGTGCGACAGCATGCATGTAAAAAAAGGTGACAAGGTTAAGGTTATCACTGGTAAGGACAAAGGCAAAGAAGGAGTAATCCTAGCTGCTTTCCCTAAACAAGATCGCGTTCTTGTTGAAGGTGTAAACATCGTGAAAAAACACGTTAAACCTAACCAATTGAATCCACAAGGTGGGATTGTAAGCCAAGAGGCTGCAATTCACGTTTCGAACGTAATGCTAATCGATCCTAAATCTGGCGAGCCGACTCGTGTAGGTTATAAAATCGAAAACGGTAAAAAAGTTCGTGTTGCAAAAAAATCAGGTGCAGTAATCGACTAATTAGTAAATAAAAGAAGGGAGGTACACACATGAGCCGCCTAAAAGAAAAATATTTAAATGAAGTTTCACCTGCTCTAATGAGCAAATTTGGATATAAATCAGTTATGCAACTTCCTAAAGTTGATAAAATCGTTATCAACATGGGTGTTGGCGATGCAGTTCAAAACTCTAAAGCACTAGATGCTGCTGTAGAAGAATTGACAATTATCACTGGTCAAAAACCAGTAGTAACTAAAGCTAAAAAATCGATCGCAGGTTTCCGTCTACGTGAAGGTATGCCTATCGGTGCTAAAGTTACATTACGCGGTGAGCGTATGTATGAATTCTTGGATAAATTAATCGCAATCGCATTACCTCGTGTACGTGACTTCCGTGGTGTTTCTAAAAAAGCATTCGATGGTCGCGGTAACTACACTCTAGGTGTTAAAGAGCAATTAATTTTCCCAGAAATCGATTACGATAAAGTTTCAAAAGTACGCGGTATGGACATCGTGATCGTAACGACAGCGAATTCTGACGAAGAAGCTCGCGAGTTATTGACACAATTCGGTATGCCGTTCCAAAAGTAATTAAACAAGGAGGGCGAAAACGTGGCTAAAAAATCTATGATCGTTAAACAACAACGTAAGCAAAAGTTTAAAGTGCAAGAATATACACGTTGTGAACGCTGTGGTCGTCCACACTCAG
Proteins encoded in this region:
- the rpsJ gene encoding 30S ribosomal protein S10, translating into MAKQKIRIRLKAYDHRILDQSAEKIVETAKRSGASVSGPIPLPTEKSVYTILRAVHKYKDSREQFEMRTHKRLIDIVNPTPQTVDALMKLDLPSGVDIEIKL
- the rplD gene encoding 50S ribosomal protein L4, whose amino-acid sequence is MTKVSVLSQTGASVGEIELNEAIFGIEPNEAVLFDAVVAQRASLRQGNHKVKNRSEVAGGGRKPWRQKGTGRARQGSIRSPQWRGGGIVFGPTPRSYSYKLPKKVRRLALKSALSAKVVEQNFLVLDALTLAAPKTKEFTKILKDLSLEKKSLFVTADLDENVALSARNIPGVTVLTANGINVLDLLGHEKVVFTKSAVEKVEEVLG
- the rpsS gene encoding 30S ribosomal protein S19, with the protein product MGRSLKKGPFVDDHLMKKVEAQEASEKKQVIKTWSRRSTIFPNFIGLTIAVYDGRKHVPVYVTEDMVGHKLGEFAPTRTYKGHGADDKKTRR
- a CDS encoding FtsX-like permease family protein yields the protein MSLSKLVFRSMKKNMKHYYLYFFALIFSVTLYFSFVTLQHNGEVFNTVQKSGTASAGFKAATYILYFIILFFVLYANHLFMKRRSKEIGLYQLIGMTKGLIVRLLALESILLFVGAVVVGMLVGFFSSRLIAMILLRLLEKESLVTMTFSTQALQQSIIVFAILLVVVLIQMTWMIHRVSLLSLFSAAKQADERVKRFNPLQMIIGFLGLVFIAYGYYASTKLFDINNAGNLFVNMIIILATTIGGTFLVFRFSVAFILNTIRLKKNGHLSVHDVLALTPIMHRMKSNAKSLTLITVLTGVSLGITTLAYISYYSSEASAYSQVPGDYILHENQGQAFLNKLEDNHIAYDKIEYRLQGVTASIAQLMADEQQDSPFYNMEGTIYTIPLSDYQKKSPNASISGNDVILTNYGGYMAEMFPLEKDRDLVVSAGDLKETVHVKAIHEESIIGGTITAGGGGPIFVVSDALFDKLSTQAKLFPWHKQTSIMLQSKTDLDLAERLYKESGANVISIVDTDGNSQSYIIDSFEAERKGNIESLGLTIFTTAFLGLAFLMTTGSILYFKQMSEAEEERGAYTILRKIGFSERDIMKGIFMKQAFNFGVPLLIGLLHSYFAVKSGWFLFGTELTTPLWIAMSCYIALYAIFAVLSVGYYKKVIRESL
- the rplP gene encoding 50S ribosomal protein L16, producing the protein MLLPKRVKYRREHRGNMRGEAKGGKEVSFGEWGLQAQTASWITNRQIESARIAMTRYMKRGGKVWIKIFPHKPYTKKPLEVRMGSGKGSPEGWVAVVKPGKVMFEIAGVSEEIAREALRLASHKLPVKCKIVKRQETGGESNES
- the rpsQ gene encoding 30S ribosomal protein S17 — translated: MTERNQRKVYTGRVVSDKMDKTVTVLVETHKKHKLYGKRVKYSKKFKAHDEQNQAKIGDIVRIMETRPLSATKRFRLVEVVEKAVII
- the rplB gene encoding 50S ribosomal protein L2 — translated: MAIKKYKPTSNGRRNMTSLDFAEITTNKPEKSLLEPTKRKAGRNNQGKITVRHHGGGHKKQYRVIDFKRIKDGIPAKVATIEYDPNRSANIALINYADGAKAYILAPKGLEVGQTIVSGPDADIKVGNTLPLANIPMGTTIHNIELKPGKGGQLVRSAGTSAQVLGREDKYVIVRLQSGEVRLVLATCRATIGQVGNEQHELVHIGKAGRSRWLGKRPTVRGSVMNPNDHPHGGGEGRSPIGRKSPMTPWGKPALGYKTRNKKNKSDKFIIRSRKK
- the rpsC gene encoding 30S ribosomal protein S3; protein product: MGQKVHPIGLRVGIIRDWESKWYAEKDYATLLHEDIKVRKYIETALKDASVSKVEIERAANRVNITIHTAKPGMVIGKGGTEVENLRKYLGELTGKRVHINIIEIKRADLDARLVAENIARQLENRVSFRRAQKQAIQRTMRAGAKGIKTQVSGRLGGADIARAEHYSEGTVPLHTLRADIDYAHAEADTTYGKLGVKVWIYRGEVLPTKKSVEGGK
- the rplN gene encoding 50S ribosomal protein L14; amino-acid sequence: MIQQESRMKVADNSGAREVLTIKVLGGSGRKTANIGDIVVCTVKKATPGGVVKKGDVVKAVIVRTKSGVRRKDGTYIKFDENACVIIRDDKSPRGTRIFGPVARELRDSNFMKIVSLAPEVL
- the rplE gene encoding 50S ribosomal protein L5 translates to MSRLKEKYLNEVSPALMSKFGYKSVMQLPKVDKIVINMGVGDAVQNSKALDAAVEELTIITGQKPVVTKAKKSIAGFRLREGMPIGAKVTLRGERMYEFLDKLIAIALPRVRDFRGVSKKAFDGRGNYTLGVKEQLIFPEIDYDKVSKVRGMDIVIVTTANSDEEARELLTQFGMPFQK
- the rplW gene encoding 50S ribosomal protein L23, with the protein product MEARDILKRPVITERSSELMAEKKYTFEVDTRANKTQVKDAVEEIFGVNVEKVNVLNYKGKFKRVGRYGGYTNKRRKAIVKLTADSKDIELFEM
- the rplX gene encoding 50S ribosomal protein L24, which codes for MHVKKGDKVKVITGKDKGKEGVILAAFPKQDRVLVEGVNIVKKHVKPNQLNPQGGIVSQEAAIHVSNVMLIDPKSGEPTRVGYKIENGKKVRVAKKSGAVID
- the rplC gene encoding 50S ribosomal protein L3, whose amino-acid sequence is MAKGILGRKIGMTQVFAENGDLIPVTVIEATPNVVLQKKTVETDGYEAIQVGFEDKRVKLSNKPEQGHVAKANTAPKRFIREFRNVNVEEYEVGQEVKVEIFAEGDVIDVTGVTKGKGFQGVIKRHGQSRGPMAHGSRYHRRPGSMGPVAPNRVFKQKKLPGQMGGTVVTIQNLEIVKVDADRNLLLVKGNVPGSKKALVTVKTAIKAN
- a CDS encoding type Z 30S ribosomal protein S14; protein product: MAKKSMIVKQQRKQKFKVQEYTRCERCGRPHSVYRKFKLCRICFRELAYKGQIPGVKKASW
- a CDS encoding Na+/H+ antiporter family protein produces the protein MNAVIVAVAVMLILSLLRINVVLSLVLGAFAGGLASGMGIQATVESFTEGLGAGATIALSYGLLGGFAIAISKTGIPELMISGILNMLNKNGSSNRKGLVKVLIFLLIFMMAIFSQNLIPIHIAFIPLLIPPILKVLNMLEVDRRIIATLIAVGLIGTYSFVPAGFGAIFQEIVSTQVTNAGMVAKASDVPAAMAIPILGMLVGLAIAFFVYRKPRKYQNNDVETTTLNVKVSKSVIISTVIALIVSLYAQISTDSMIVGAFAGIMIMYFTGALKWKEADEILSEGMKMMAFIGFVMIAANGFASVINATGDVESLITSSLALLQGNKSLAVFLMLVIGLIVTMGIGSSFATVPIIATLFVPLAQGLGMSPLAILCLIGTAGALGDAGSPASDSTLGPTAGLNVDGQHNHIWDTCVPTFIFINIPLVIFGWIACVFFL
- the rplV gene encoding 50S ribosomal protein L22; the encoded protein is MTQAKAIARTVRIAPRKVRLVVDLIRGKQVGEAVAILRHTPKAASPVVEKVLKSAVANAEHNYDLDINSLVVSEVFVDEGPTLKRFRPRAQGRASAINKRTSHITLVVSEKKEG
- the rpmC gene encoding 50S ribosomal protein L29; its protein translation is MKANEIRDLATSEIELKVKSLKEELFNLRFQLATGQLENTARIREVRKAIARMKTVIREREISANN